Proteins co-encoded in one Halorussus lipolyticus genomic window:
- a CDS encoding ABC transporter ATP-binding protein has protein sequence MAAIEIDGVTKRYGDVVAVRDLSFEVEEGEVFGFLGPNGAGKSTTINILLDFVRPTEGEVRVFGHDVHDESVTVREHLGVLPEGFSVYDRLTGRQHLEFAIESKDADDNPDEILERVGLSGGDGDRKAGGYSKGMAQRLVLGMALVGDPDLLVLDEPSTGLDPQGARQMRDIVREEAEKGTTVFFSSHILGQVESVCDRVGILRDGQLVAEDSIEGLRETTSADTVLHVTVGEVPDGALDEVRGIEGVMEASHSGSRLEISCESDVKTGVLSTLEDAGVEVEDFETDEASLEDLFMAYTTDKQEVKA, from the coding sequence ATGGCCGCCATCGAAATTGACGGAGTGACCAAGCGGTACGGCGACGTGGTCGCCGTCCGCGACCTCTCCTTCGAAGTCGAGGAGGGCGAGGTGTTCGGTTTCCTCGGCCCCAACGGCGCGGGGAAGTCCACCACCATCAACATCCTGTTGGACTTCGTGCGCCCGACCGAGGGCGAGGTCCGGGTCTTCGGTCACGACGTTCACGACGAGAGCGTGACGGTCCGGGAACACCTCGGCGTCCTCCCCGAGGGATTCTCGGTGTACGACCGACTGACCGGCAGACAGCACCTCGAATTCGCCATCGAATCGAAGGACGCCGACGACAACCCCGACGAGATTCTGGAGCGCGTCGGCCTCTCGGGCGGTGACGGCGACCGGAAGGCCGGCGGCTACTCCAAAGGGATGGCCCAGCGTCTCGTCCTCGGGATGGCGCTGGTCGGCGACCCCGACCTGCTTGTGCTGGACGAACCATCGACCGGCCTCGACCCGCAGGGTGCCCGCCAGATGCGCGACATCGTGCGCGAGGAGGCCGAGAAGGGAACGACAGTCTTCTTCTCGTCGCACATCCTCGGACAGGTCGAGTCGGTCTGTGACCGCGTGGGTATCCTCCGGGACGGCCAACTCGTCGCCGAGGACTCCATCGAGGGCCTACGCGAGACCACCAGCGCCGACACCGTGCTTCACGTCACGGTCGGCGAGGTTCCCGACGGGGCGCTGGACGAAGTTCGCGGCATCGAGGGCGTCATGGAGGCCAGTCATTCGGGAAGTCGCCTCGAAATCTCCTGCGAGAGCGACGTAAAGACCGGCGTCCTCTCGACGCTCGAAGACGCGGGCGTCGAAGTCGAGGACTTCGAGACCGACGAGGCCTCGCTCGAAGACCTGTTCATGGCCTACACCACCGACAAACAGGAGGTGAAAGCATGA
- a CDS encoding excinuclease ABC subunit C, with protein sequence MDGDAVRQRANELPRQPGVYQFQDGETVVYVGKAVDIRDRVRSYADPRGQRIRRMVERADSIDYSVTDTETQALLLEANLIKRFQPRYNVRLKDDKSYPLVQLTDHEFPRIEITRDPNPEARARSDGGATAVSGPRVFGPFTKKTRVETVVKALRETYGVRGCSDHKFANRNRPCLDYDIGLCTAPCTAEIDRDSYVADVESVVRFFEGETGVLADPLRREMEEAAGNQEFERAANLRDKLDAVEGFHGGAGEAVATESDERAVDVLGVGLEGDSATVARLHSESGQLVDRERHAVTIPDESGETPAGAVLSAFVTQYYTERDLPDALLFSDRPDDREVLDWLESEGVSVRVPGAGREATLVDLALKNARRGASEPDALSALRDALGLDTVPRRIEGFDVSHAQGKHAVGSNVVFADGSADKSGYRRKKLDDRNDDYANMYDLVRWRADRAIEDRDDRPDPGLLLIDGGEGQLGAAREALRDAEWDVPAIALAKDEEIVVTSGGTHDWPNDADHLHVLQRVRDEAHRFAVQYHQTLRDDVSTELDNVPGIGPETRRKLLRRFGSVEGIRSASVAELRAVEGVGQKTAETIETRL encoded by the coding sequence ATGGATGGGGACGCGGTACGACAGCGCGCCAATGAGTTGCCACGCCAGCCGGGAGTCTACCAGTTTCAGGACGGCGAGACGGTCGTCTACGTCGGCAAGGCCGTGGACATCCGGGACCGAGTGCGGTCCTATGCCGACCCGCGAGGCCAGCGAATCCGCCGGATGGTCGAGCGCGCCGACAGCATCGACTACTCAGTCACCGACACCGAGACGCAGGCTCTCCTGCTCGAAGCCAACCTCATCAAGCGGTTCCAACCGCGGTACAACGTCCGCCTGAAGGACGACAAATCCTATCCCCTCGTCCAACTCACCGACCACGAGTTTCCCCGCATCGAAATCACCCGCGACCCGAACCCCGAGGCCCGCGCCCGGAGCGACGGCGGCGCAACAGCAGTTTCCGGCCCACGTGTCTTCGGCCCCTTCACGAAGAAAACCCGCGTCGAGACGGTCGTGAAGGCGCTCCGGGAGACCTACGGCGTCCGTGGCTGTTCGGACCACAAGTTCGCCAATCGCAATCGACCCTGCCTCGACTACGACATCGGCCTCTGTACCGCGCCCTGCACCGCCGAAATCGACCGCGATTCGTACGTCGCCGACGTGGAGTCGGTAGTCAGATTCTTCGAGGGCGAGACCGGCGTCCTCGCCGACCCACTCCGCAGAGAGATGGAGGAGGCCGCCGGCAATCAGGAGTTCGAGCGCGCGGCCAACCTCCGGGACAAACTCGACGCGGTAGAGGGCTTCCACGGCGGCGCTGGCGAAGCCGTCGCCACCGAGAGCGACGAGCGAGCGGTGGACGTGCTGGGAGTCGGCCTCGAAGGCGACTCGGCCACCGTCGCGCGCCTCCACAGCGAGTCGGGCCAACTCGTGGACCGCGAGCGCCACGCCGTGACGATTCCCGACGAGAGCGGGGAGACGCCGGCGGGAGCGGTCCTCTCGGCGTTCGTAACCCAGTACTACACCGAGCGCGACCTGCCCGACGCCCTGCTGTTCTCGGACCGCCCGGACGACCGAGAAGTCCTCGATTGGCTCGAAAGCGAGGGCGTGTCTGTTCGCGTCCCCGGCGCTGGCCGTGAGGCCACTCTCGTAGACCTCGCGCTGAAGAACGCCCGCCGAGGAGCCAGCGAACCCGACGCGCTCTCGGCGCTCCGAGATGCCCTCGGCCTCGATACGGTCCCGCGCCGAATCGAGGGCTTCGACGTGAGCCACGCCCAAGGAAAGCACGCGGTCGGAAGCAACGTCGTCTTCGCCGATGGGTCGGCCGACAAGTCGGGCTACCGCCGGAAGAAGCTAGACGACCGAAACGACGACTACGCCAACATGTACGACTTGGTTCGGTGGCGCGCCGACCGGGCCATCGAGGACCGAGACGACCGACCCGACCCCGGCCTGCTCCTCATCGACGGGGGCGAGGGCCAACTCGGGGCCGCCCGCGAGGCCCTCCGAGACGCCGAGTGGGACGTGCCGGCAATCGCGCTTGCCAAGGACGAGGAGATAGTCGTCACGTCTGGGGGAACCCACGACTGGCCGAACGACGCCGACCACCTCCACGTCCTCCAGCGAGTCCGCGACGAGGCCCACCGCTTCGCGGTCCAGTACCACCAGACTCTGCGTGACGACGTTTCGACCGAACTCGACAACGTGCCCGGCATCGGTCCCGAGACGCGCCGGAAACTGCTCCGGCGGTTCGGGAGCGTCGAGGGGATTCGGTCGGCGTCGGTCGCGGAGCTACGAGCGGTGGAAGGTGTCGGCCAGAAGACCGCCGAAACCATCGAAACTCGACTCTGA
- a CDS encoding CPBP family intramembrane glutamic endopeptidase: MAELPFVWIAAVAGYLVAQLAYIAAFASAASAYPRLRRYNFWLYAAFSLAYGGAFYATAPVTFAFEFRPAYLALLLVGFAMYYADTYAVSYLAGESLRQSVSHPISMLPVVLVVVPEEILFRAGLSPLIDAVGPAAFVAASAVLFGLIHFTFGARDVLVKTFDGAVFAVVFVATGSLTASVLTHLGYNLASFHVFADYDRDVTTLP; encoded by the coding sequence ATGGCAGAACTACCGTTCGTTTGGATCGCCGCCGTCGCCGGATACCTCGTCGCACAACTCGCGTACATCGCCGCGTTCGCGTCGGCGGCGTCGGCGTATCCCCGCCTGCGGCGCTACAACTTCTGGCTGTACGCGGCGTTTAGCCTCGCCTACGGCGGGGCCTTCTACGCGACCGCTCCTGTGACGTTCGCGTTCGAGTTCCGACCGGCGTACCTCGCGCTCCTGCTCGTCGGATTCGCCATGTACTACGCCGACACCTACGCGGTATCGTACTTGGCGGGCGAGTCGCTCCGACAGAGCGTCAGCCACCCGATTTCGATGCTCCCGGTCGTCCTCGTGGTGGTCCCCGAGGAGATACTGTTTCGGGCGGGTCTCTCTCCTCTCATCGACGCTGTCGGACCGGCGGCGTTCGTCGCGGCGTCCGCCGTGCTGTTCGGCCTCATTCACTTCACCTTCGGCGCGCGCGACGTCCTCGTCAAGACCTTCGACGGCGCGGTCTTCGCGGTCGTGTTCGTGGCAACCGGGTCGCTAACCGCGAGCGTGTTGACTCACCTCGGCTACAATCTCGCGTCCTTCCACGTCTTCGCCGACTACGACCGGGACGTCACGACGCTTCCGTGA
- a CDS encoding SagB/ThcOx family dehydrogenase, giving the protein MEFDTDALNQLMSSKYDRRSTRPAPTHAHLEAFRRKEFSEADIAEVFHENTKYTERTNRSDQSTMSHFVHDETMQYALSKAPPEYEGHERIDLPTPAESFDVDLSDAIRRRRTVRSYSGEGLSLDRLSTLLYYSCGATGRLSAPDGVENFGRAYPSGGGLYPVETYFAVLNAGDDLEEGLYYYVPDDHALRVLRRGDESFADEVAELFATGGVLDPTNAALSFAFTAAFWRSKAKYGPRGYRFALQESGHIVQNVQLVATAMGLASAPFAAAREDEVNDFLGIDGVDEAAIYTGFVGVPESERAGHVSDGGGQR; this is encoded by the coding sequence ATGGAGTTCGACACCGACGCACTGAACCAACTCATGTCGAGTAAGTACGACCGCCGGAGTACGCGACCGGCACCGACCCACGCCCACCTCGAAGCCTTCCGGCGCAAGGAGTTCTCCGAGGCCGACATCGCGGAGGTGTTCCACGAGAACACCAAGTACACCGAGCGCACCAATCGGAGCGACCAGTCCACGATGTCCCACTTCGTCCACGACGAGACGATGCAGTACGCCCTCTCGAAGGCACCGCCGGAGTACGAGGGCCACGAGCGAATCGACCTCCCGACACCCGCCGAAAGCTTCGACGTGGACCTCTCGGACGCGATTCGCCGCCGTCGAACCGTCCGGTCGTACTCGGGCGAGGGACTCTCGCTCGACCGACTCTCGACGCTCCTGTACTACAGTTGCGGCGCGACCGGGCGTCTCTCGGCCCCCGACGGCGTCGAGAACTTCGGACGCGCCTACCCTTCCGGCGGCGGACTCTACCCGGTCGAGACCTACTTCGCCGTCCTGAACGCCGGCGACGACCTCGAGGAGGGCCTCTACTACTACGTCCCTGACGACCACGCGCTCCGCGTCCTCCGGCGCGGCGACGAGTCGTTCGCCGACGAAGTTGCCGAACTGTTCGCTACCGGCGGCGTCCTCGACCCGACGAACGCCGCCCTGTCGTTCGCGTTCACGGCGGCGTTCTGGCGGAGCAAGGCCAAGTACGGTCCCCGCGGCTACCGGTTCGCGCTTCAGGAGTCGGGCCACATCGTCCAGAACGTCCAACTCGTCGCCACCGCGATGGGGTTGGCGTCGGCCCCGTTCGCCGCGGCCCGCGAGGACGAGGTCAACGACTTCCTCGGCATCGACGGTGTGGACGAGGCCGCAATCTACACCGGATTCGTCGGCGTTCCCGAGAGCGAGCGCGCCGGTCACGTTTCCGACGGAGGAGGCCAGCGATGA
- a CDS encoding TOMM precursor leader peptide-binding protein: MNADRRARIERVLSKPKLNPAFVAMQADENTVHVRAGPWTGPAVAIRETEDEDAIADLFELLDGTNPIEEILAEFDESDHDDLLALLEGLAQKNVVYDAAERPESRGWPQVVHSKKFAEENYRRLEDAEILVVNAGEIGPQIAEDLARSGVGEVAVVQPVEQARADLSHLEGRENVTVLDGDFEAAVRASEYVAFAVDGEYPSLATELDRLAHETATPWMLVQRRGFDGLVGPVFFPGETGCYRCMERRIVSNLSNPEGYATFRNGFAETDSGSLASVGLPAYSRMLAGYATVDLLNLLAYGQAYTVGQTITVNFLDLSVEVNDVLRLPRCETCGKSPGEDDKRFVTVEDVVEAKRHNRDGSRGQRDRRGGR, encoded by the coding sequence ATGAACGCCGACCGGCGAGCGCGAATCGAGCGCGTCCTCTCGAAACCGAAGCTCAATCCCGCGTTCGTGGCGATGCAGGCCGACGAGAACACCGTTCACGTCCGGGCCGGGCCGTGGACCGGACCGGCGGTGGCCATCCGCGAGACCGAAGACGAGGACGCCATCGCCGACCTGTTCGAACTGCTGGACGGCACGAATCCCATCGAGGAGATTCTCGCAGAGTTCGACGAGTCCGACCACGACGACCTGCTGGCGCTCCTCGAAGGACTGGCCCAGAAGAACGTCGTCTACGACGCCGCCGAGCGTCCGGAGTCTCGGGGATGGCCCCAAGTAGTCCACTCCAAGAAGTTCGCCGAGGAGAACTACCGCCGACTCGAGGACGCCGAAATTCTGGTCGTCAACGCGGGCGAAATCGGCCCCCAAATCGCCGAGGACCTCGCCCGTTCGGGCGTCGGCGAGGTGGCAGTCGTCCAACCGGTCGAGCAAGCGCGGGCAGACCTCTCGCACCTCGAAGGCCGGGAGAACGTCACGGTGCTGGACGGCGACTTCGAGGCCGCGGTTCGCGCCAGCGAGTACGTCGCGTTCGCCGTCGATGGCGAGTATCCGTCGCTCGCCACCGAACTCGACCGACTCGCTCACGAGACGGCGACGCCGTGGATGCTGGTCCAGCGGCGAGGGTTCGACGGTCTCGTCGGTCCCGTGTTCTTCCCCGGCGAAACAGGATGTTACCGATGTATGGAGCGACGAATCGTCTCGAACCTCTCGAACCCCGAGGGATACGCGACCTTCCGAAACGGATTCGCCGAGACCGACTCGGGAAGCCTCGCGTCAGTGGGTCTGCCCGCCTACTCGCGGATGCTGGCCGGATACGCGACCGTTGACCTCCTCAACCTGCTGGCGTACGGACAGGCCTACACGGTCGGCCAGACCATCACCGTGAACTTCCTCGACCTCTCGGTCGAGGTCAACGACGTGTTGCGACTCCCGCGGTGCGAAACCTGCGGGAAGTCCCCCGGCGAGGACGACAAGCGGTTCGTCACCGTCGAGGACGTGGTGGAGGCCAAACGGCACAACCGCGATGGCAGTCGTGGACAGCGGGACCGGCGCGGGGGTCGATAG